The nucleotide sequence CAGCCCGAGGCCGAGGAGATGACCCGCCGGCTTGCCGCGGAAGAGGGGATCTTCGCCGGCATCTCCTCCGGCGGCACCACCGCCGCGGCCCTCAAGCTCGCCCGTGAGGTGCGCGACGCCACCATCGTCACCATCATCTGCGATCGGGGCGACCGTTACCTCTCCAGCGGCGTTTTTCCGGCCGAATGAACCTCTTCGCCTTCGACATCGAGACCGTCCCGGACGTCACCGGCGGCCGGCGGCTTTACGGTCTCGAGGGCCTGGACGACGATCAGGCTGCCGAGGCGATGCTCGCCCTGCGCCGGCAGGCCAGCGGCGGCTCGGACTTCCTGCGGCTGCACCTGCACCGGGTGGCGGTGATCTCCGTCGCGGCCCGCATTGGCGAGCGCTTCACCGTGTTCTCCCTGGGCGACGACGGCGACGACGAGGGCGAGCTGCTGCAGCGATTCTTCGACGGCCTGGAGCGCTACGTCCCGCGGCTGGTCAGCTGGAACGGCAGCGGCTTCGACCTGCCGGTGCTCCACTACCGCGCCATGATCCACGGCGTCAGCGCCCCCAAATACTGGGACACTGGCGACGGCGACCGGGAATTCCGCTTCAACAACTACCTCAACCGTTTCCACGACCGGCACACCGACCTCATGGACGTGCTCGCCGGCTACCAGAGCCGCGCCAACGCGCCGCTGGACGAGATCGCTAGCCTCTGTGGGCTGCCGGGGAAGCTCGGCATGAGCGGTGATCAGGTGCGCGCGCGGATCGCCGCCGGGGACTTCGCCGCGGTGCGGGACTACTGCGAGACCGACGTGCTCAACACCTACCTGCTGTGGCTGCGCTTCGAGCAGATGCGAGGCCATCTCGACCGCGAGGGGCACGCCGCCGAGTGTGAGCGGGTACGCAACGCCCTGGCCGAGGCCGGCCGCCCCCATCTCGACGCCTTCCTCCAGGCCTGGCAGGGCTGAGGCCATGGCGCGACGCCGCCGCCGGGTGCCGAGCGAGCCGCTCGAGGTCGTGGTCGAGGGCATGAGCCATGAGGGCCGCGGGATCGCCCATGCCGACGGGCGCACCGTGTTCATCGACGGTGCCCTGCCCGGCGAGCGGGTGCAGGTGCGGGTAATGCGCCGCAAGCGCCGGCAGGACGAGGGCCGTGCCGAGGCGGTGCTGGCGCCCTCGCCGCAGCGGGTCACCCCACCGTGCGCGCACTTCGGCGTCTGCGGCGGCTGCAGCCTGCAGCACCTGGCCCCCGAGGATCAGCTCGCCCACAAGGCCGGGGTGGTGGCGGAGCTGCTCCGGCATGTGGGTGGGGTGGCCCCCGAGGAATGGCTTCCGCCCCTCACCGGCCCGAGCCAGGGCTATCGGCGGCGCGCCCGGCTCGGCGTGAAGTACGTGCCGCGCAAGGGCGACCGGGTGCTGGTGGGGTTCCGCGAGAAGTACAGTCCGTATGTTGCGGATATTGAAAGCTGTCTTGTGCTCGATCCGCGCGTAGGCGAGCGCCTGCCCGCCCTCGCGGATCTCGTCCGCGGGCTCTCCA is from Spiribacter halobius and encodes:
- a CDS encoding 3'-5' exonuclease, whose amino-acid sequence is MNLFAFDIETVPDVTGGRRLYGLEGLDDDQAAEAMLALRRQASGGSDFLRLHLHRVAVISVAARIGERFTVFSLGDDGDDEGELLQRFFDGLERYVPRLVSWNGSGFDLPVLHYRAMIHGVSAPKYWDTGDGDREFRFNNYLNRFHDRHTDLMDVLAGYQSRANAPLDEIASLCGLPGKLGMSGDQVRARIAAGDFAAVRDYCETDVLNTYLLWLRFEQMRGHLDREGHAAECERVRNALAEAGRPHLDAFLQAWQG